The DNA segment ATGGATCGGCTGCTGCCGCCCTATCCTCCCGATCTATCAATTCAGGCAGAGGAGGCTCTGGCGGAACTGGGCGTCACGATTTGCACCAGCACCTTTGTCACCAGTATTGACAAGGGCGTGGTCACCTTCAAGCAGGGCGATCGCACGGAAGACCTAGCTGCCCGAACGGTGTTGTGGGCGGCGGGTGTGAAGGCTTCTGCTATGGGGCAGGTGCTTGCCGATCGCGCTGGTGCGACCCTCGATCGGGTGGGACGGGTGATGGTCGATGCAGATTTTGCTGTACCTGGTCAGCCCAATATCTATGTGATTGGGGACTTGGCCCACTATATTTATGAAGGTAAGCCTGTTCCAGGAACGGGGGCGGTGGCGATGCAGCAGGGTAGCTACGTGGCTCGTGCCCTGCGGGCGAAGCTTAAGAATAAGGTACCGAAACCCTTCAAGTATTTTGATGCCGGTAGCTTAGCGGTGATTGGTCGCAATGCGGCGGTTGCTAGGTTGGGGAACTTCCACTTTGCTGGATTTCCCGCTTGGTTAATTTGGGTGTTTATCCATATTTATTATCTGGTGGAATTCGATAATAAATTGGTGGTGATGATCCAGTGGGCTTGGAATTACTTTACCCGCAAGCAAGGATCGCGGTTAATTACCGGCTATGTGCTGCCGCCTGTAGATCCAGATAGTGTAGAGGGCGATCGTTCCCCAGAACATATCTCGGAAGACGCCGTGACCTCGGAAAAATCAGTGGTCGAAGTCTAATCCTGCTTCTAGATCCCCGATGTTCCAGATCCCCGACGTTTTCAAAACGTCGGGGATCTTATTCTCGCTGGTTTTCTAACCGATCGATATGCTGACCCAGATGCTGTAAATCCAGCACATAGCCGGCGGTCACTAAATAGGCTGCGTCAGCGATCGCTCCCACCTGCCGCGTGAGGGAGCCGAGGCGATCGCGAAAGGCACGGCCCAGGGGATAGGCCGGCACAACGCCCCAGCCCACTTCTTCGGTCACCAGAATCACCTCAGCGGCTGTTTGCTGCAGGCTGTCTAGGAGAGCAGTGGCTTGGATCTGCCAGGCGTCATCGGTTTGGTCGATGGCATTGGCCAGCCAAGTACCTAGGGAGTCGATCAGCAGGCAGTCCTTAGCGGCAGCCGTTTGCAGGGCGATCGCTAGCTCGTGGGGCACATGGCGCGATCGCCAATGGGCAGGACGGCGCTGCTGGTGCTTCAGAATACGGGCTTGCCATTCAGCATCTGTAGGATCCATCTGGGCAGTGGCAATATAGAGGACAGATCGGGGCGATCGCTCCGCCAGATGTTCGGCCCATTCGCTTTTGCCCGATCGAGATGGGCCGGTGATGAGGGTGAGGGGGGGCATGGGGCGTTAGGCGGGATAGGAACGTTAAGGCGTATCAGGGTAGGGACGACCTCGACCAGTTTAGACGCTTTGGGGGGTAGGCTGGGAGATCTGGTGGCAATGGGGGGCGATCGCTTTTATGCTTAGGGGCACGACCTCGGATGTTCTGAGGGCTTCATCTACTGATGGCGGTGGGCCGATGATTAGCTTCATTCAAGATTTAGCGGTACTGGTTCTTGATCGCGTATTGGGTGTTGATCCAGAGGATAACCTGGACGCCTTAGAACAATCTACCTCGCCTCAACTGCGGCGCTTGGGTGCCGTGTTGTCAACTTTGGAGATGCCGGTGCAGGTGCCGCCTCCGCGGCCGGAGTTGGTGGAAAAGCCCCGTCCTGCCCTATCGGCGCGGGCGTTGTTGGGCCAATCTCATCCCAGTTTTGATCTTCATACGTCGATGCCTCCAGCCGTTTCGCCTGTGGAGCAACGACCGATGGAGCAACCATCGATGGAGCAACGACCGGTTGAGCAACCATCGATGGGGAATCCGATCGCTTCGCCTAGCCCGTCGGCGACCGAATCTATGCCGGCTCCACCCAATCTGCAACGGCATCCACCGACATCGGAGCCCTCCAGTCCCCCTCCGCATCCCGCACCTCCGCACCTTGATGTACCCCTCCACGGCCCATCCGATTTAGTCTTGCCAGCGCTCACGGAACTGAATACGTTATTGGTCACCTGGCAGGCGGAGGTGCAACGACTCCAGCAGCAGCGCCAGGAGATTTGTGCTGAGGGGCCGGCTTTTGGCGGATGGCTGGAGGCAGAACAGGCGGCAGATGGAACGGCGCAATATCGTCTTTGCAGTATTCATGAGAGCGGTCGGCTGTTGTCGGAACCTTGCCCGTTGGCGCAGGTGGGAGAAATTCGGAAGGCGATCGCTCGCTATCATCGTCAGCAGCATCTTCT comes from the Candidatus Obscuribacterales bacterium genome and includes:
- a CDS encoding NAD(P)/FAD-dependent oxidoreductase, giving the protein MDEVTDIDPVAQTVTLRHDTLSYDSLIVATGVSHHYFGNEHWSEQAPGLKTIEDALEMRRRIFLAFEAAEREPDPVKRKAWLTFVVVGGGPTGVELAGALAELAYGTLKADFRSIDTSEASILIVEGMDRLLPPYPPDLSIQAEEALAELGVTICTSTFVTSIDKGVVTFKQGDRTEDLAARTVLWAAGVKASAMGQVLADRAGATLDRVGRVMVDADFAVPGQPNIYVIGDLAHYIYEGKPVPGTGAVAMQQGSYVARALRAKLKNKVPKPFKYFDAGSLAVIGRNAAVARLGNFHFAGFPAWLIWVFIHIYYLVEFDNKLVVMIQWAWNYFTRKQGSRLITGYVLPPVDPDSVEGDRSPEHISEDAVTSEKSVVEV
- the cobU gene encoding bifunctional adenosylcobinamide kinase/adenosylcobinamide-phosphate guanylyltransferase; the encoded protein is MPPLTLITGPSRSGKSEWAEHLAERSPRSVLYIATAQMDPTDAEWQARILKHQQRRPAHWRSRHVPHELAIALQTAAAKDCLLIDSLGTWLANAIDQTDDAWQIQATALLDSLQQTAAEVILVTEEVGWGVVPAYPLGRAFRDRLGSLTRQVGAIADAAYLVTAGYVLDLQHLGQHIDRLENQRE